The Fusarium oxysporum Fo47 chromosome II, complete sequence genome includes a region encoding these proteins:
- a CDS encoding major facilitator superfamily domain-containing protein — protein MASSHDGSVINHPTASPTKPSFFRSIPFQIAIACGVSFTAPGMWDALGGLGAGGAAEPYAVSAANALVYGLFAAVCIAAGAINNRIGLRYGLALGAIGYPIYGAGLYTNNVAPKTWFLLFGSALCGISAGFFWAAEAAIIIGYPSPKDRAFYLAIWQTAKAAGPIVGGAINLGLNAQTSSKGSVSSATYIVFIVIMCLGLPIALLLSPAEKVQRKDRTLVVVHKQPSWLAEFKAVLSLLVTKRMLLLIPAFFISYFYNGFMSTWLTTYFTVRARAFSSFFTNFSGIISSFLIAGLLDRQSIFIKTRARIAFASIIFILIGTWIWASILQKQFYDAEEPPVFDWFKGGFGKAYTLIFFWQFGGQAFQQFLYWLVGQYTTDISSLSYHCGILRGFEALGQTVAWAMQSEGNANHFVSIGLNFGITILCIVPTWIVLSGLEHSHEITVTAGELSSTKDQDPDAKA, from the exons ATGGCCTCCTCACACGATGGCTCCGTCATCAACCACCCAACCGCCTCCCCCACAAAACCATCATTCTTCCGCTCAATCCCCTTCCAGATTGCTATAGCATGCGGAGTTTCATTTACTGCTCCCGGAATGTGGGACGCCCTCGGTGGCCTTGGCGCCGGAGGAGCAGCTGAACCATACGCCGTGTCAGCCGCTAACGCGCTTGTCTACGGATTATTCGCGGCTGTTTGTATAGCAGCTGGTGCGATCAACAACAGAATTGGTTTACGGTATGGTCTGGCCCTAGGAGCCATTGGATATCCGATTTATGGCGCTGGTCTTTATACGAATAATGTTGCGCCAAAGACGTGGTTTTTGCTTTTTGGAAGTGCGCTCTGTGGTATTTCGGCGGGTTTCTTTTGGGCGGCTGAGGCAGCCATTATTATTGGATATCCTAGTCCCAAGGATCGTGCATTTTATCTTG CCATTTGGCAAACTGCCAAGGCAGCCGGCCCCATTGTCGGAGGCGCCATTAATCTCGGTCTCAACGCGCAAACTTCATCAAAAGGATCCGTCAGCTCAGCGACTTATATCGTCTTCATTGTCATAATGTGTCTCGGTCTACCCATCGCTTTACTTCTGAGCCCTGCGGAGAAGGTTCAGCGAAAAGACCGCACGCTCGTCGTCGTTCATAAGCAACCCTCTTGGTTGGCCGAGTTCAAGGCTGTTCTGTCGCTCCTTGTCACCAAACGCATGCTTCTGTTGATCCCTGCTTTCTTCATCAGTTACTTTTACAATGGCTTTATGAGCACTTGGTTGACAACCTACTTCACCGTTCGAGCTCGCGCCTTTTCATCGTTCTTCACCAACTTCTCCGGAATTATCAGCTCATTCCTGATTGCTGGTTTGTTGGATCGCCaatccatcttcatcaagactCGCGCTAGAATTGCGTTCGCTTcgatcatcttcattctcatcggTACATGGATCTGGGCTTCCATTCTCCAGAAGCAATTCTACGACGCTGAGGAGCCGCCTGTTTTTGATTGGTTCAAGGGCGGTTTCGGCAAGGCTTATaccctcatcttcttctggcaATTTGGAGGCCAAGCTTTCCAGCAGTTCTTGTATTGGCTTGTCGGACAGTACACGACTGATATTTCCTCTTTGTCCTATCACTGCGGTATTCTCCGAGGATTTGAGGCTTTGGGCCAAACCGTTGCCTGGGC TATGCAGTCTGAAGGCAACGCCAACCACTTTGTCAGTATTGGTCTTAACTTTGGAATCACTATTCTGTGTATCGTACCGACATGGATTGTGTTATCTGGACTAGAGCACAGCCACGAGATCACGGTCACAGCTGGTGAGCTGTCTTCAacaaaagaccaagatcCCGATGCCAAAGCATAA
- a CDS encoding aspartic peptidase domain-containing protein, which translates to MLSINALLTASLAFASIALGAPAAQDKKFTVEQVKNPKFIKNGPLALAHVYAKYGVPLPKGLEKAVKAVRPPHAHSKRQSGSGSATTTPSDEDVEWLTPVQIGTPAQTFNLDFDTGSSDLWVFSTETTGSSGHDEYNPAKSSTAKKLSGATWKISYGDGSSSSGDVYKDKVSVGGLVVSSQAVEAAQKVSSEFEQETGLDGLLGLGFSSINTVTPTQQKTFFDNAASTLGSPVFTADLKHQKPGKYNFGFIDSTAYTGKIGYASVDSSEGFWEFTSTGYGIGSAAVNKSPITGIADTGTTLLLLPDDVNSAYYAKVSGARYSSSYGGYVFSCSATLPSFSFVVGGVTITIPGSYINYAPVQDGSTTCLGGIQPSDDIGINIFGDIALKAAFVVFDGGNQQVGWAKKTLLSLVDS; encoded by the exons ATGCTTTCCATCAACGCTCTTCTCACAGCCTCTCTGGCTTTTGCTTCCATCGCCCTCGGCGCCCCTGCTGCCCAGGACAAGAAGTTCACCGTTGAGCAAGTCAAGAAccccaagttcatcaagaacGGTCCTCTCGCTCTCGCCCACGTCTACGCCAAGTACGGCGTTCCTCTTcccaagggtcttgagaaggctgtCAAGGCCGTGAGACCTCCTCATGCTCACTCCAAGCGTCAGAGTGGCAGCGGCAGTGCCACCACTACACCCTCTGACGAGGATGTCGAGTGGTTGACACCCGTCCAAATCGGTACTCCTGCTCAGACCTTCAACCTGGACTTCGACACTGGCTCTTCAGATCTCTGGGTCTTCAGCACTGAGACAACTGGTAGCAGCGGTCATGATGAGTACAACCCTGCCAAGAGCAGCACAGCTAAGAAGCTCTCTGGCGCTACATGGAAGATCAGTTATGGTGACGGAAGCTCCTCTTCTGGAGATGTCTACAAGGACAAGGTCTCCGTCGGTGGCCTCGTTGTTAGCTCTCAAGCTGTCGAGGCCGCCCAGAAGGTCTCTTCCGAGTTCGAGCAAGAGACTGGCCTCGATGGTCTCCTCGGTCTTGGCTTCAGCTCCATCAACACCGTCACGCCTACCCAGCAGAAGACCTTCTTCGACAATGCTGCCAGCACCCTGGGCTCTCCCGTCTTCACTGCTGATCTGAAGCACCAGAAGCCCGGAAAGTACAACTTCGGCTTCATCGACAGCACAGCCTACACTGGCAAGATCGGATACGCTTCCGTCGACTCCTCTGAGGGCTTCTGGGAGTTTACCTCCACTGGCTATGGTATCGGTTCGGCCGCAGTCAACAAGAGCCCCATCACTGGTATTGCTGATACCGGTACcactcttctcctcctccccgACGATGTCAACTCCGCATACTACGCCAAGGTCAGCGGTGCCCGATACAGCTCCAGCTATGGTGGCTATGTCTTCAGCTGCTCTGCTACCCTCcccagcttcagcttcgtCGTTGGCGGTGTTACCATCACCATCCCTGGCTCTTACATCAACTATGCCCCCGTTCAGGATGGCTCTACTACCTGCCTCGGTGGTATCCAGCCCAGCGATGACATCGGCATCAATATCTTCGGTGATATTGCTCTCAAGGCTGCTTTCGTCGTCTTCGATGGCGGTAACCAGCAGGTTGGCTGGGCCAAGAAGACACT CCTTTCACTTGTCGATAGTTAA
- a CDS encoding Alpha/Beta hydrolase protein, with protein MSSTQKSTILLVHGAWHGSWVWKYQIPELESLGYTTQNLDLPSVSGVAGKTQLDDAAHVRSVLEPLLAEAKQVVVLAHSYGGPIGCGAITGLSVAERARNNLPGGVLGFINLCGYIFPGGMDQGAVIRSLGGLPYVNWDTPSPGLFVAKDPSSLLYRPDVSDEQAQWSLSQLQPQSMAANMGIVPPQAWQEESYKGRLAYIKATEDAVIPLSDQESMIVSSGGSEAWSTRVLEGSGHSPQISRPRKVAQAVDSLIQDFQTRK; from the coding sequence ATGTCGTCCACCCAAAAGTCCACCATCCTTCTCGTCCACGGCGCCTGGCATGGCTCCTGGGTCTGGAAGTACCAAATCCCTGAGCTGGAGTCCCTCGGATATACCACTCAGAATCTGGATCTGCCTTCAGTATCCGGTGTAGCGGGCAAGACACAATTGGACGATGCAGCGCATGTGAGAAGTGTCCTGGAACCACTTTTAGCGGAAGCCAAACAAGTCGTCGTGCTGGCTCATTCTTATGGTGGCCCAATTGGTTGCGGGGCTATCACCGGACTGTCTGTCGCGGAGCGAGCCAGGAACAATCTACCAGGTGGAGTTCTGGGATTCATCAATCTCTGCGGGTACATTTTCCCTGGAGGCATGGATCAAGGCGCTGTTATTCGCAGCTTAGGCGGTCTTCCTTATGTCAATTGGGATACCCCCTCTCCGGGACTCTTTGTCGCCAAAGACCCTAGTAGTCTGCTCTACCGGCCCGATGTTTCAGACGAGCAGGCACAATGGTCACTGTCACAGTTGCAGCCACAGAGCATGGCTGCGAACATGGGGATCGTCCCTCCTCAAGCGTGGCAGGAAGAGTCATACAAAGGTCGCTTGGCGTATATCAAGGCAACAGAGGATGCTGTCATTCCTCTTTCAGACCAGGAGAGCATGATTGTTTCGAGCGGAGGGAGTGAAGCTTGGAGTACGCGTGTCTTGGAGGGATCTGGGCATAGTCCACAGATTTCTCGACCTAGGAAGGTGGCCCAGGCAGTTGACAGTCTAATTCAAGACTTTCAAACTCGCAAGTGA
- a CDS encoding general substrate transporter, whose amino-acid sequence MAGGVVKKPVNIFKLGDVGEPKGVFNWRLWFAVFAFGLMGAARGIDEGLISGAFKSKDFREYIHFEDYSTVEQANIKANVSAMVQIGCVGGALIAFLICDRIGRIWATRQLCIVWIVGIVIFMANGGSLGAVYAGRFIAGLGVGQTAVVGPVYLAEIAPTAVRGLCTCVFSGFVYLGIVLAYFANYGCSLHMGDNTHARWLVPTSLHIMFAGLILILSFFVDESPRFLIKKGQTEKATAVMARLRQQDPESDYITREITAIQLAHEHELESVNSSFLGTCKELFLNSSNLYRLYLASMVQVLAQWSGAGSITLYAPDLFALLGIKGSETGLLVTALFGIVKLISAITCALFLVDVIGRKRALIGGIALQALAMIYVGSFLTAVPEPHSSSAAARGAMAMIYISGIGWALGWNTMSYILTAELFPLRVRAFGTSFAMTLHFLCQYGSSRATPNMLLPSSEGGINPNGTFWTYAAILVVGGIWVVVSVPETAGRSLESMDRLFDLPWYKIGLFGNRDAEQQDAVYNEKESVAMNTQGQVVYVENKSREVV is encoded by the exons ATGGCTGGAGGCGTTGTCAAGAAACccgtcaacatcttcaagctggGCGATGTCGGTGAGCCAAAGGGCGTCTTTAACTGGCGACTATGGTTTGCTGTCTTTGCTTTCGGCCTCATGGGCGCGGCCCGCGGTATTGATGAGGGTCTGATCTCGGGCGCTTTTAAGTCAAAGGACTTCCGGGAATACATCCACTTTGAGGATTACTCGACTGTCGAACAGGCCAACATCAAGGCTAATGTTTCTGCCATGGTTCAGATTGGTTGTGTTGGAGGCGCATTGAT TGCTTTCCTCATCTGCGATAGAATCGGACGTATTTGGGCTACTCGGCAGCTCTGCATAGTTTGGATCGTCGGaatcgtcatcttcatggcCAATGGTGGCAGTCTCGGCGCCGTGTACGCTGGTCGTTTCATCGCAGGTCTGGGAGTTGGTCAAACAGCCGTTGTTGGTCCCGTCTATCTTGCCGAAATCGCCCCAACAGCTGTCCGTGGTCTCTGCACTTGTGTCTTCTCCGGCTTTGTATATCTCGGCATCGTCTTGGCCTACTTTGCCAACTACGGCTGCTCTCTTCACATGGGCGACAACACTCACGCCCGCTGGCTCGTTCCTACCAGCCTTCACATCATGTTTGCAGGCTTGATTCTGATTCTTAGCTTCTTCGTCGACGAATCTCCTCGTttcctcatcaagaaggGTCAGACCGAAAAGGCTACTGCTGTTATGGCCCGCCTCCGACAACAAGATCCCGAGTCCGACTACATTACCCGCGAAATCACTGCCATTCAGCTGGCCCACGAGCACGAGCTTGAGAGTGTCAACAGCTCATTCCTCGGTACATGCAAGGAGCTTttcctcaacagcagcaaccttTATCGTCTATATCTCGCCAGCATGGTTCAGGTTCTTGCTCAATGGTCCGGTGCCGGCTCTATCACTCTCTATGCCCCCGATCTCTTCGCTCTTCTCGGTATCAAGGGTTCTGAGACTGGTCTTCTCGTCACCGCCCTCTTCGGAATTGTCAAGCTTATCTCAGCAATTACCTGCgctctcttcctcgtcgatGTTATCGGTCGAAAGCGTGCTCTTATCGGAGGCATTGCCCTGCAGGCTCTTGCTATGATCTACGTTGGCTCATTCCTCACTGCCGTTCCCGAACCTCACAGCTCTTCCGCTGCTGCTCGTGGTGCTATGGCTATGATCTACATCTCTGGCATTGGTTGGGCTCTTGGTTGGAACACCATGTCCTACATTCTCACCGCCGAGTTGTTCCCCCTCCGTGTCCGAGCTTTTGGTACTTCTTTCGCCATGACCCTGCATTTCCTCTGCCAATATGGTAGCAGCCGAGCCACTCCCAACATGCTTTTGCCATCATCCGAGGGTGGAATCAACCCCAATGGAACCTTCTGGACCTACGCTGCTATCCTGGTCGTTGGTGGTATTTGGGTTGTTGTTTCAGTCCCTGAGACTGCTGGTCGTTCTCTTGAGAGCATGGATAGACTCTTTGACCTTCCCTGGTACAAGATTGGTCTATTCGGCAACCGTGATGCTGAGCAGCAGGATGCCGTGTACAACGAGAAGGAGAGCGTTGCTATGAATACTCAAGGACAGGTTGTTTATGTTGAGAACAAGTCCAGAGAGGTTGTATAA
- a CDS encoding Alpha/Beta hydrolase protein, producing the protein MIICLFFILATFIAQALSLQPPDYSLGKEHSSEHLNRHAQVVLLLHGWPYDIHSYTEVAPALVKQGYRVIVPYLRGNGPTTFLHTDTFRSGQQAALGYDIIELLDALSIKKAIFAGYDWGGRGACVAAALWPERCAGLVSVNSYLIQDLSKAWVPLDAKIEAGFWYFYYFLTPRGQAALAEHPKDIARVVWNKNSPKWNYTEADLDRAAETFVNPDYVSVVTHVYRHRLLYAPGDPGYNNIEKALLEQPVISVPTVTLDGLADGNFPPTNGSSSAKYFSGPRVHHQVPGAGHNLPQEKPEAFIKAVLDVLSLK; encoded by the exons ATGATCATTTgtctcttcttcattctgGCTACTTTCATAGCCCAGGCTCTCAGCTTGCAGCCACCTGACTATTCACTTGGCAAAGAGCATTCCTCCGAACACCTAAACCGTC ATGCGCAGGtcgttcttctcctccacggCTGGCCCTACGACATTCACAGCTACACGGAAGTCGCCCCAGCTCTTGTGAAACAAGGATACCGTGTTATTGTCCCATATCTACGCGGTAACGGACCTACCACCTTTCTGCACACAGATACTTTCCGCTCCGGCCAGCAAGCAGCTTTAGGCTACGACATCATCGAGTTGCTAGATGCTCTAAGCATTAAAAAGGCCATCTTTGCTGGTTACGACTGGGGTGGACGTGGTGCTTGCGTTGCAGCAGCTCTGTGGCCCGAACGCTGTGCCGGCCTGGTGTCAGTCAACAGCTACTTGATCCAAGACCTATCAAAAGCCTGGGTTCCACTCGATGCCAAGATTGAAGCGGGCTTTTGGTACTTCTACTATTTCCTAACTCCTCGTGGACAAGCTGCTTTGGCGGAACACCCGAAAGACATAGCCAGGGTTGTTTGGAATAAGAACTCCCCTAAATGGAACTACACCGAAGCAGATCTCGATCGTGCCGCTGAGACTTTTGTCAATCCAGACTATGTCAGCGTTGTTACTCATGTCTACAGACATCGCCTGCTGTATGCTCCAGGTGATCCAGGCTACAATAATATTGAGAAAGCGCTTCTCGAGCAGCCTGTTATCTCAGTCCCAACTGTAACACTAGATGGTCTTGCAGACGGCAACTTTCCGCCGACGAACGGGTCCTCTTCAGCCAAGTACTTTAGTGGTCCACGTGTACACCATCAGGTTCCTGGGGCGGGGCATAATCTTCCGCAGGAGAAGCCTGAAGCGTTTATCAAAGCAGTGCTTGATGTTTTGTCGCTGAAATAG
- a CDS encoding Tannase/feruloyl esterase yields MPVPVESCNDITPPIVPGAIIRSVKSRIYRDHSVHAFPPTLLQNVTHLNICEVNVTLSHWNEDDTVLVQTWLPLGNWNSRYLAVGGGAWAAGLGQFDLALPASQGYAVSSTNAGLSGNPIDPSDWALKPDGTVNYGLLKNFASRSVHDMAVVGKAVTSSFYKVPAKKAYFNGCSTGGRQGLAAAQQYPSDFDGILAGAPAIYWSEYVIAELWPQAVMKNANYYPSTCELDAFVSAAVESCDGKDGVTDGVITEPFTCKYDPFTLVGQRTECGKESIVISQIAASIVSKIWRGPTDSRGKSLWYGMPKGASLAELAAMKTVNGTTTGAPFFVADTWARNFVKTDPSFDTSQLDIAGFEKLFSQSRDRFGHIMDSSDPNLQPFKKGGGKVIIWHGLSDQLIYPQDSVRYFREVERNFKSKGKDEDLGNFIRLFLAPGVDHCGFGKSAGAVPTDPFGALLAWVEDEKPPHTLDAHTKADALTQFSRKICQYPAVAKYKGRGNTNDSKNYICAIP; encoded by the exons ATGC CCGTACCAGTTGAATCATGCAACGACATAACTCCCCCGATCGTACCAGGTGCCATAATCAGATCCGTCAAAAGTCGAATCTACCGCGACCACTCCGTCCATGCATTTCCTCCAACATTACTTCAAAATGTCACGCATCTAAACATCTGTGAAGTAAATGTCACTCTATCCCATTGGAATGAAGACGATACCGTTCTTGTGCAGACGTGGCTGCCTCTTGGCAACTGGAATTCCCGTTATCTCGCTGTTGGAGGCGGTGCTTGGGCAGCTGGGCTTGGTCAATTTGATCTTGCTCTccctgcttctcaaggctaCGCTGTCTCTTCCACAAACGCTGGACTCAGCGGGAACCCAATTGACCCGTCAGATTGGGCCTTGAAGCCAGATGGCACCGTCAATTATGGTCTTCTCAAGAACTTTGCTTCACGATCTGTGCACGATATGGCAGTGGTCGGCAAGGCAGTTACATCTTCTTTCTACAAGGTCCCGGCTAAGAAGGCATACTTCAATGGCTGCTCTACTGGGGGCCGTCAAGGTTTGGCGGCAGCACAGCAGTATCCCAGTGATTTCGATGGAATTCTTGCTGGGGCTCCCGCCATCTACTGGTCGGAGTATGTTATCGCTGAGCTTTGGCCTCAAGCTGTGATGAAAAACGCGAACTATTATCCATCGACATGTGAACTGGATGCATTTGTATCAGCAGCAGTGGAATCGTGCGATGGAAAAGACGGCGTCACGGATGGCGTGATTACAGAGCCATTCACCTGCAAGTACGACCCTTTCACTCTTGTGGGCCAAAGAACTGAGTGCGGAAAGGAGAGCATAGTGATCAGCCAAATTGCTGCCTCAATAGTTAGCAAGATATGGAGAGGACCAACTGACTCAAGAGGCAAATCTCTATGGTATGGGATGCCCAAGGGTGCATCACTTGCTGAATTGGCTGCTATGAAGACAGTGAATGGGACAACCACTGGTGCACCGTTCTTTGTGGCTGATACATGGGCACGCAACTTCGTCAAGACAGACCCGAGCTTTGACACATCACAACTCGATATCGCTGGCTTCGAGAAGCTATTTTCACAGTCCCGGGATAGGTTTGGTCACATCATGGACTCATCTGACCCCAATCTCCAACCATTCAAGAAAGGGGGTGGAAAGGTGATTATCTGGCATGGTCTGAGTGATCAGTTGATCTATCCTCAAGATAGCGTCCGATACTTCAGAGAAGTGGAAAGGAACTTCAAATCCAAGGGGAAAGACGAGGACCTGGGTAACTTTATTCGCCTGTTTCTTGCCCCTGGGGTTGATCATTGTGGGTTTGGCAAAAGCGCTGGTGCTGTACCAACAGATCCATTTGGGGCACTGTTGGCTTGggttgaagacgagaagcCTCCTCATACATTGGATGCGCATACGAAAGCAGACGCACTCACCCAGTTCTCACGAAAGATATGCCAGTATCCTGCAGTGGCAAAATACAAGGGTAGGGGGAACACGAACGACTCCAAGAACTACATTTGTGCCATTCCATAA
- a CDS encoding Alpha/Beta hydrolase protein: protein MKTSYFSSLCTLLSLLNAGAVRAKEKENPILFLSEDDSFNFDILTGLGQMANDGADVNPVLSAAKKIIPGDFESYIKSWFDLANNTKTQALDPKVAYDPINVRATWFSVSNYFRRADAYNRANWDDPRINDYWDEQRAAFDKAIAALPVPAERVEIPAGDFNVSGIWYSQPIKNNQTKLLPTLMLTQGFDAAQEDLYSTVVAPALARGYNIFSFEGPGQPTVRREQGVGFIPDWERVVTPVVDYLLSQKSSFIDPKKLVLYGHSFGGYLAARAAAFEPRLTALMLNGGIWDAYTGYAAHLTPELRKLLETGDKEAFDKAMSKIHDDPDIPTTTKWGILQGLWCFKTKSPYEFFQLTKSYNLRGGITDRIQMPVWIADGEFETLQSGQSKPVAEALGDRAELHMFNGTAGYHCQTGAPQEFGRVIFAWLDKILNKN from the coding sequence ATGAAGACATCttatttctcttctctctgcACGCTTCTATCTCTTCTCAACGCAGGAGCCGTAAGGGCCAAGGAAAAGGAGAACCCCATTCTTTTCCTCAGCGAAGATGACAGCTTCAACTTTGACATCCTCACTGGACTTGGTCAAATGGCCAACGACGGCGCAGACGTCAATCCCGTTCTGAGCGCCGCCAAAAAGATCATCCCAGGCGATTTTgaaagctatattaaatcATGGTTCGATCTTGCAAACAATACCAAGACCCAAGCTCTTGACCCCAAGGTTGCATACGATCCTATCAATGTCAGGGCAACTTGGTTCTCTGTGTCGAACTATTTCCGCCGTGCTGATGCTTACAATCGTGCTAATTGGGATGATCCTCGCATCAACGATTATTGGGATGAGCAGCGTGCTGCTTTTGATAAAGCTATTGCTGCTTTGCCTGTTCCAGCTGAGAGAGTTGAGATTCCTGCTGGTGATTTCAACGTCTCTGGAATCTGGTATTCTCAGCCTATCAAGAATAACCAGACAAAGCTACTTCCTACTCTCATGCTTACTCAGGGTTTTGATGCCGCTCAAGAGGATCTGTACTCAACTGTCGTCGCTCCAGCCCTTGCTCGCGGATATAACATCTTCTCTTTTGAAGGTCCAGGTCAGCCAACTGTTCGCCGAGAACAAGGTGTCGGCTTCATTCCGGACTGGGAACGAGTCGTTACTCCCGTCGTCGACTATCTGCTCTCTCAAAAGTCTTCCTTCATTGACCCCAAGAAGCTGGTTCTTTATGGACACTCTTTCGGGGGCTATCTTGCCGCTCGTGCAGCTGCATTCGAACCTCGACTAACTGCCCTGATGTTGAACGGTGGTATTTGGGACGCATACACTGGATACGCCGCTCATTTAACCCCAGAGCTTcgcaagcttctcgagacaGGTGATAAGGAAGCATTCGACAAGGCCATGAGCAAAATCCACGACGATCCAGATATCCCTACCACTACCAAATGGGGCATCCTGCAGGGTCTCTGGTGCTTCAAAACCAAATCCCCTTACGAATTCTTCCAGTTGACCAAGAGCTATAATCTGCGAGGCGGTATCACAGACCGTATCCAGATGCCAGTTTGGATTGCCGACGGAGAATTCGAAACACTTCAGTCTGGACAGTCTAAGCCAGTTGCAGAAGCTTTGGGAGACCGTGCTGAACTTCACATGTTTAATGGTACTGCTGGATATCACTGTCAAACTGGTGCTCCTCAGGAGTTTGGTCGAGTGATTTTTGCGTGGTTGGACAAGATCTTGAATAAGAATTAG